One window from the genome of Enterobacteriaceae bacterium Kacie_13 encodes:
- a CDS encoding helix-turn-helix domain-containing protein yields MAKHLKQLMAERSPESQERITRMAEEMLLEVRLQALREQLAMSQAEVAKAMGISQPSVVAIEQRGNDIKLSTMKRYIEAMGGKLRLNVEMPDGKHMEFVV; encoded by the coding sequence ATGGCTAAGCATCTTAAGCAGTTAATGGCAGAACGTTCGCCGGAAAGTCAGGAACGTATTACTCGCATGGCGGAAGAAATGCTGCTGGAGGTTCGCCTTCAGGCACTTCGCGAGCAGCTGGCGATGTCGCAGGCAGAAGTGGCAAAAGCAATGGGTATCAGCCAACCCTCGGTTGTCGCAATCGAACAACGCGGCAATGACATCAAGCTCTCCACCATGAAACGCTACATCGAAGCGATGGGGGGCAAATTGCGGCTGAATGTCGAAATGCCCGACGGTAAACACATGGAATTTGTGGTTTGA